The following coding sequences are from one bacterium window:
- a CDS encoding IS630 family transposase — protein MNIVYRVDLSQAEGSELMVLLKSGKHAVRKIKRAQILLAADAGSSDGEIEAQVRVSGSTVYRTKQRFVEGGLEAALAEAPRTGRQRKLSGKEESLLIATACSTPPVGRARWTLALLADAMVALTEHEKVSEETVRRRLGENALKPWRRKMWCIPKVDAAYVAAMEDVLDLYGEAPDPKRPVISFDESPIQLIGEARRPIPAEPGRPRRFDCEYRRNGTANLFVFLDVHRPWRKVKVTERRTAIDFAGCMRDLTDIHFPEAEKIRVVLDNLSTHSAASLYSALPAPEARRILRRLEFHFTPKHASWLNMVEIEIGVLKSQCLDRRIESRERLITEIAAWEKQRNDCAARIKWMFSTDHARDKLARLYPKPNFEIDETIKES, from the coding sequence ATGAACATAGTCTATCGTGTCGATTTGAGCCAAGCCGAAGGCTCAGAACTGATGGTGCTCTTGAAGAGCGGCAAGCATGCGGTGCGCAAGATCAAGCGCGCGCAGATCCTCCTGGCGGCCGATGCCGGGTCCAGCGACGGCGAGATCGAGGCCCAGGTGAGGGTCAGCGGCTCGACCGTCTATCGCACCAAGCAGCGCTTTGTGGAAGGCGGCCTGGAGGCCGCCCTGGCCGAGGCGCCGCGCACCGGCAGGCAACGCAAGCTGAGCGGCAAGGAGGAAAGCCTCTTGATCGCCACCGCCTGCTCGACGCCGCCGGTGGGCCGGGCTCGTTGGACATTGGCGCTCTTGGCCGATGCCATGGTCGCGCTCACCGAGCATGAAAAGGTCTCGGAGGAGACCGTACGCCGGCGCCTGGGGGAAAATGCCCTGAAACCCTGGCGCCGCAAGATGTGGTGCATCCCCAAGGTCGACGCGGCCTACGTCGCCGCCATGGAAGATGTGCTCGATCTCTATGGCGAGGCCCCTGATCCCAAGCGTCCGGTGATCTCCTTCGATGAAAGCCCGATCCAGCTGATCGGCGAGGCCAGGCGGCCGATCCCGGCCGAGCCGGGAAGGCCCCGGCGCTTCGATTGCGAGTACAGGAGAAACGGCACAGCCAACCTCTTCGTCTTCCTCGATGTCCATCGGCCCTGGCGCAAGGTCAAGGTCACCGAGCGCCGCACCGCGATCGACTTCGCGGGCTGCATGCGAGACCTTACCGATATCCACTTCCCCGAGGCCGAGAAGATCCGCGTCGTCTTGGACAACCTCTCGACCCATAGCGCCGCTTCCCTCTACAGTGCCTTGCCCGCACCCGAGGCGCGCCGCATCCTGCGCCGCCTGGAATTCCACTTCACGCCCAAACATGCCTCCTGGCTCAATATGGTCGAAATCGAGATCGGCGTCCTCAAAAGCCAGTGCCTCGACCGACGCATCGAAAGCCGCGAAAGGCTCATTACCGAGATAGCCGCCTGGGAAAAACAGCGAAACGACTGCGCCGCGCGCATCAAATGGATGTTCTCAACAGATCACGCCAGAGACAAACTCGCCCGCCTCTACCCAAAACCAAATTTCGAAATCGACGAAACCATCAAAGAGTCATAA
- a CDS encoding MarR family transcriptional regulator, whose product MNHSPDACHPPQEAIFSEKQGQYLAFIHAYSKINKRPPAEADMQRHFQVTPPSVHQMVLTLEAKGLIKRQPGIARSIQIFIEPAALPVLK is encoded by the coding sequence ATGAATCACAGTCCCGATGCCTGTCACCCCCCCCAAGAGGCGATCTTCAGCGAAAAGCAGGGCCAGTATCTCGCCTTCATCCACGCCTATTCGAAGATCAACAAAAGGCCGCCCGCCGAGGCCGACATGCAGCGCCATTTCCAAGTCACCCCGCCCTCCGTCCATCAAATGGTCCTCACCCTCGAAGCCAAGGGCTTGATCAAACGACAGCCAGGAATAGCCCGATCCATTCAAATCTTCATCGAACCAGCCGCTCTACCAGTCCTCAAATGA